From the Billgrantia sulfidoxydans genome, one window contains:
- the hisB gene encoding imidazoleglycerol-phosphate dehydratase HisB, protein MSERIATVTRDTKETQVTVSVNLDGEGQLNCETGVPFLDHMLDQVARHGLIDLDIKAVGDLHIDDHHTVEDLGITLGQAFAQAIGDKRGIHRYGHAYVPLDEALSRVVVDFSGRPGLYMNVEFTRATIGRLDTQLFWEFFQGFVNHARVTLHIDNLKGFNAHHQAETIFKAFGRALRMAVEPDPRMAGQMPSTKGCL, encoded by the coding sequence ATGTCCGAGCGAATCGCCACGGTAACCCGTGATACCAAGGAGACCCAGGTCACGGTCAGCGTGAACCTCGATGGCGAGGGGCAGCTGAACTGCGAGACCGGCGTGCCCTTCCTCGATCACATGCTGGATCAGGTGGCTCGCCACGGCCTGATCGATCTTGACATCAAGGCGGTGGGCGACCTGCACATCGACGACCACCATACCGTCGAGGACCTCGGCATCACCCTCGGCCAGGCCTTCGCCCAGGCGATCGGCGACAAGCGCGGCATCCACCGCTACGGCCACGCCTACGTGCCGCTGGACGAGGCGCTATCGCGCGTCGTGGTCGACTTCTCGGGCCGCCCCGGACTCTACATGAACGTCGAGTTCACCCGCGCCACGATCGGCCGGCTCGATACCCAGCTGTTCTGGGAGTTCTTCCAGGGCTTCGTCAACCACGCCCGGGTCACGCTGCACATCGACAACCTGAAGGGTTTCAACGCCCATCACCAGGCGGAGACCATTTTCAAGGCCTTCGGCCGCGCCCTGCGCATGGCCGTGGAGCCCGACCCGCGCATGGCCGGCCAGATGCCGTCCACCAAGGGCTGCCTGTAA
- the hisH gene encoding imidazole glycerol phosphate synthase subunit HisH, which yields MTIAVIDYGMGNLHSVAKALEHVTHEHVVITRDPRRIQGATRLVLPGQGAIRDCMGELEKTELRGLVEELLARQSKPLLGICVGQQMLLDHSEESGGIPCLGFLAGEVKRFPTDMVDDRGQRLKVPHMGWNLVHQHHDHPLWQGIDQDEHFYFVHSYYVAAQDDACVFGTTRYGRIDAHVAIARDATFAVQFHPEKSSRAGLKLLENFVTWAP from the coding sequence ATGACCATTGCCGTCATCGACTATGGAATGGGCAATCTGCATTCGGTTGCCAAGGCGCTGGAACACGTCACCCACGAGCACGTCGTGATCACGCGGGACCCACGCCGCATCCAGGGCGCCACCCGCCTGGTGCTGCCCGGCCAAGGGGCGATCCGCGACTGCATGGGCGAGCTCGAGAAGACCGAGCTGCGAGGCCTGGTGGAGGAACTGCTGGCCCGGCAGAGCAAGCCGCTGCTGGGCATCTGCGTCGGCCAGCAGATGCTGCTCGACCACAGCGAGGAGAGCGGCGGCATTCCCTGCCTGGGGTTTCTTGCCGGCGAAGTGAAGCGCTTTCCCACCGACATGGTCGACGACCGCGGGCAGCGTCTCAAGGTGCCCCACATGGGCTGGAACCTGGTGCACCAACACCATGACCACCCGCTGTGGCAGGGCATCGACCAGGACGAGCACTTCTACTTCGTGCACAGTTACTACGTGGCGGCCCAGGACGACGCCTGCGTGTTCGGCACCACCCGCTACGGGCGGATCGACGCGCATGTCGCCATCGCTCGCGACGCCACCTTCGCGGTGCAGTTCCACCCCGAGAAGAGCTCGCGGGCCGGACTCAAGCTGCTGGAAAATTTCGTTACCTGGGCGCCCTGA
- the hisA gene encoding 1-(5-phosphoribosyl)-5-[(5-phosphoribosylamino)methylideneamino]imidazole-4-carboxamide isomerase, which translates to MLVIPAIDLKDGKCVRLKQGRMDDATTYGDDPVAMAARWVEAGARRLHLVDLNGAFEGKPINGEAVTAIARRWPELPIQIGGGIRSADTIEHYLAAGVSYVIIGTKAVKEPAFVGEMCRAFPGHVIVGLDARDGYVATDGWAEVSTVKATELARRFADDGVSSIVYTDIARDGMMNGVNVEATAQLAREGGLPVIASGGVTNLDDLRALVAAGEPGILGAITGRAIYEGSLDVAEGQALCDELTAGLDRAGS; encoded by the coding sequence ATGCTGGTAATACCCGCCATCGATCTCAAGGACGGCAAGTGCGTCCGCCTCAAGCAGGGGCGGATGGACGATGCCACTACCTACGGCGACGATCCGGTGGCCATGGCGGCCCGCTGGGTCGAGGCCGGCGCGCGCCGCCTGCACCTGGTCGACCTCAACGGCGCCTTCGAGGGCAAGCCGATCAACGGTGAGGCGGTGACCGCCATTGCCCGCCGCTGGCCCGAGCTGCCCATCCAGATCGGTGGCGGCATCCGCAGCGCCGACACCATCGAACACTATCTCGCCGCTGGCGTCTCCTACGTCATCATCGGCACCAAGGCGGTCAAGGAGCCGGCCTTCGTCGGCGAGATGTGCCGCGCATTCCCCGGCCATGTGATCGTCGGCCTCGATGCCCGCGACGGCTACGTCGCCACCGACGGCTGGGCCGAGGTCTCCACGGTCAAGGCCACCGAACTGGCCCGGCGCTTCGCCGATGATGGCGTCTCCAGCATCGTCTACACCGACATTGCCCGCGACGGCATGATGAACGGCGTCAACGTCGAAGCCACGGCGCAGCTTGCCCGTGAGGGCGGCCTGCCGGTGATCGCCTCGGGCGGGGTGACCAATCTCGACGACCTGCGCGCCCTGGTGGCCGCGGGCGAGCCGGGTATTCTCGGCGCCATCACCGGCCGAGCCATCTACGAAGGCAGCCTCGACGTGGCCGAGGGCCAGGCGCTGTGTGACGAACTGACTGCAGGGCTCGATCGAGCCGGGAGCTGA
- the hisF gene encoding imidazole glycerol phosphate synthase subunit HisF yields MGLAKRIIPCLDVDAGRVVKGVNFIGIRDAGDPVEIAQRYNLQGADEITFLDITASHEDRDTTVEMVERIAGEVFIPLTVGGGIRTCDDIRTMLNAGADKVSINTAAVTNPDFVREAAERFGSQCIVVAIDAKRVSAEGEAPRWEIFTHGGRRPTGLDAVEWAKKMVEYGAGELLLTSMDRDGTKAGFDLGVTRAISDAVTVPVIASGGVGNLDHLVDGVLEGGADAVLAASIFHFGEYTIPEAKRYMAERGIEMRL; encoded by the coding sequence ATGGGACTGGCCAAACGCATCATTCCCTGCCTCGACGTCGACGCCGGCCGTGTGGTGAAGGGCGTCAACTTCATTGGCATCCGCGATGCCGGCGACCCGGTGGAGATCGCCCAGCGCTACAACCTGCAGGGCGCCGACGAGATCACCTTCCTCGACATCACGGCCAGCCACGAGGATCGCGACACCACGGTGGAGATGGTCGAGCGCATCGCCGGCGAGGTGTTCATACCGCTGACCGTGGGCGGCGGCATCCGCACCTGCGACGATATCCGCACCATGCTCAATGCCGGTGCCGACAAGGTATCGATCAATACCGCCGCGGTGACCAATCCCGACTTCGTGCGCGAGGCTGCCGAGCGCTTCGGCAGCCAGTGCATCGTGGTGGCCATCGACGCCAAGCGGGTCTCGGCCGAGGGCGAAGCGCCGCGCTGGGAGATCTTCACCCACGGCGGACGGCGACCCACCGGCCTGGACGCGGTCGAGTGGGCGAAGAAGATGGTCGAGTATGGGGCCGGCGAGCTGCTATTGACCAGCATGGACCGCGACGGTACCAAGGCCGGCTTCGACCTGGGCGTGACCCGCGCCATCAGTGATGCCGTGACGGTGCCGGTGATCGCCTCGGGCGGGGTCGGCAACCTCGATCATCTGGTCGACGGCGTGCTGGAGGGCGGCGCCGACGCGGTGCTCGCCGCCAGCATCTTTCACTTCGGCGAGTACACCATTCCCGAGGCCAAGCGCTACATGGCCGAACGCGGTATCGAGATGCGCCTTTGA
- a CDS encoding YjaG family protein — protein MSQPKGGFHERLQALSPRRQQVFMAALCERLLPNYALYAQMTGAGNPAGVKAILDLVWEQLSVREARIDFERQAEKLAELEPPADDDSFGARRAVEMVVALTSLLDTLRGESADAVLEVSRISKGGVRAYIELTEGEEDAGRLAKLVREHPLMADENDFQDAVLEAVEGNLDREALRALRRLGRNDGVSNLGLEAG, from the coding sequence ATGAGTCAGCCCAAGGGGGGCTTCCATGAGCGGCTCCAGGCCCTCTCGCCGCGCCGACAGCAGGTCTTCATGGCGGCGCTGTGCGAGCGATTGCTGCCCAACTATGCGCTCTATGCCCAGATGACGGGGGCCGGGAACCCGGCGGGAGTGAAGGCGATCCTCGATCTGGTGTGGGAGCAGCTCAGCGTGCGCGAGGCGCGCATCGACTTCGAGCGCCAGGCCGAGAAGCTCGCCGAACTCGAGCCGCCGGCCGACGACGACAGCTTCGGTGCCCGCCGTGCCGTGGAGATGGTCGTCGCCCTGACCTCGCTGCTCGATACGCTACGCGGCGAATCCGCCGATGCGGTGCTCGAGGTCAGCCGTATCTCCAAGGGTGGGGTGCGCGCCTACATCGAGCTGACCGAAGGCGAGGAGGATGCCGGCAGACTGGCGAAACTGGTACGTGAGCACCCACTCATGGCGGACGAAAACGATTTCCAGGATGCCGTGCTCGAGGCGGTGGAGGGCAATCTCGATCGCGAGGCGCTCAGGGCGCTGCGGCGTCTGGGGCGCAATGACGGCGTGAGCAATCTGGGGCTCGAGGCCGGCTAG
- a CDS encoding MGMT family protein — protein MKPVLREQILTILAAIPPGRVTTYGRIAAMTEGGTPRLVARALRELPDDHGLPWFRVITASRRLADHPGAHEQRQRLVAEGVLFDARGRVAPEVLWP, from the coding sequence ATGAAACCGGTACTGCGCGAACAGATCCTGACCATCCTGGCCGCGATTCCGCCGGGGCGGGTGACCACCTACGGGCGTATCGCCGCCATGACCGAAGGCGGCACGCCGCGCCTGGTGGCACGGGCACTGCGCGAACTGCCCGACGATCACGGCCTGCCGTGGTTTCGGGTGATCACCGCCTCGCGCCGGCTGGCCGATCATCCCGGCGCCCACGAGCAGCGCCAGCGGCTGGTCGCCGAGGGCGTGCTGTTCGATGCGCGAGGGCGTGTGGCGCCCGAGGTGCTGTGGCCATGA
- a CDS encoding type 1 glutamine amidotransferase, whose translation MHLHLLQHSPHHGPGRIVDWLTSMGHSHTVFHLHDGETPPSLADGDALILLDGPMDILDDARYPWLKRERKLIAKALDGNKPLLGIGMGAKMIAAELGATVGRGTYAEVGWHEVTLAPESPFDLPEQFTAFMWHRDVFALPDDALPLGGSLGSPVQGFAWDAGRALGLLCHFEVTHASVSELLANGEQPEGSEASPHAQPAASILADGRRFDRLAPLLDRLLSQWLRSAPA comes from the coding sequence ATGCACCTGCATCTGCTTCAACACAGCCCGCATCACGGCCCGGGACGGATCGTCGACTGGCTGACCAGCATGGGCCACAGCCATACCGTCTTCCATCTGCATGACGGTGAAACGCCACCCAGCCTGGCCGATGGCGATGCGCTGATCCTGCTCGACGGGCCGATGGATATCCTCGACGATGCCCGCTATCCCTGGCTCAAGCGCGAGCGCAAGCTGATCGCCAAGGCGCTGGACGGCAACAAGCCGCTGCTCGGCATCGGCATGGGCGCCAAGATGATCGCCGCCGAACTCGGTGCCACGGTGGGCCGCGGTACTTACGCCGAAGTCGGCTGGCATGAGGTAACCCTGGCCCCCGAGAGCCCCTTCGACCTGCCGGAGCAGTTTACCGCCTTCATGTGGCATCGCGATGTCTTCGCTCTGCCCGACGACGCCCTGCCGCTCGGCGGCAGCCTGGGCAGCCCGGTGCAGGGTTTCGCCTGGGATGCCGGGCGGGCGCTGGGGCTGCTGTGCCATTTCGAAGTGACCCACGCCAGCGTCAGCGAACTGCTGGCGAACGGCGAGCAGCCGGAAGGCAGCGAGGCCAGCCCCCACGCGCAACCCGCCGCCAGCATCCTGGCCGATGGGCGGCGCTTCGATCGCCTGGCCCCGCTGCTTGACCGCCTGCTGAGCCAGTGGCTACGCAGTGCTCCGGCATGA
- the mnmH gene encoding tRNA 2-selenouridine(34) synthase MnmH, with protein sequence MTLPLLEPELSLLRQGRVLIDVRAPVEFAQGSLPGAVNLPLMDDEERHQVGIEYKQHGQQAAIALGQRLVSGGIRAARIAAWRGLVEAHPDAVIYCFRGGLRSQIAQQWLAESGIERPRIRGGWKAMRQALCRRIDTAAAQPLLVVGGLTGCAKTALVQALPNGLDLEGCARHKGSAFGRHPLPAPSQIDFEHAMGRRLLELHGPLVVEDESRHIGAANVPLAFWRAMEQAPRLRVEMPLDWRLEQIRKDYIDDLWAIYRQQCGEWLGWTLMRKQLSTALARLKKRLGHARLARLQRLQQLAFREHERGNRQAHEAWLAPLLTEYYDPMYRYQLEKRDPARFLHVGDWDSCLAAAREWSAEAMRQGAGQTPPASELSCRSTA encoded by the coding sequence GTGACCCTGCCGTTGCTTGAGCCCGAGCTCTCCTTGCTGCGTCAGGGGCGGGTACTGATCGACGTGCGCGCGCCGGTGGAGTTCGCCCAGGGCAGCCTGCCGGGGGCGGTCAACCTGCCGCTGATGGACGACGAGGAGCGTCACCAGGTCGGCATCGAGTACAAGCAGCACGGCCAGCAGGCCGCCATCGCGCTGGGCCAGCGACTGGTCAGCGGCGGTATCCGGGCAGCGCGAATCGCTGCCTGGCGGGGCCTCGTCGAGGCGCATCCCGATGCCGTGATCTACTGCTTTCGCGGCGGGCTGCGTTCACAGATCGCCCAGCAGTGGCTGGCCGAGAGCGGCATCGAACGGCCACGCATTCGCGGCGGCTGGAAGGCGATGCGCCAGGCGCTGTGCCGGCGCATCGACACGGCGGCCGCGCAGCCGCTGCTGGTGGTCGGCGGATTGACCGGCTGTGCCAAGACGGCCCTGGTACAGGCGCTGCCCAATGGTCTCGACCTTGAGGGCTGCGCCCGACACAAGGGTTCGGCCTTCGGCCGGCATCCGCTGCCGGCGCCCAGCCAGATCGATTTCGAGCACGCCATGGGGAGGCGCCTGCTCGAGCTCCACGGCCCGCTGGTGGTGGAGGACGAATCGCGCCATATCGGTGCGGCCAACGTGCCGCTCGCCTTCTGGCGGGCGATGGAGCAAGCCCCGCGGCTGCGCGTGGAGATGCCTCTCGACTGGCGCCTGGAACAGATCCGCAAGGACTACATCGACGACCTGTGGGCGATCTATCGCCAGCAGTGCGGCGAGTGGCTGGGCTGGACGCTGATGCGCAAGCAGCTCTCGACGGCGCTGGCGAGGCTGAAGAAGCGTCTTGGCCATGCCCGCCTGGCGCGCCTTCAGCGGCTTCAGCAGCTCGCCTTTCGCGAGCACGAACGGGGCAATCGCCAGGCCCACGAGGCCTGGCTGGCACCGCTACTCACCGAATATTATGACCCCATGTACCGCTACCAGTTGGAAAAGCGCGACCCCGCGCGCTTCCTGCATGTGGGCGACTGGGACAGCTGCCTGGCGGCGGCACGGGAGTGGTCGGCGGAGGCGATGCGGCAAGGCGCGGGGCAGACGCCGCCGGCCAGCGAACTCTCATGCCGGAGCACTGCGTAG
- the selD gene encoding selenide, water dikinase SelD has translation MSAIRLTQYSHGAGCGCKIAPDVLDGILAKAGPGATHSRLIVGNQGREDAAVYDLGDGRGMIATTDFFMPIVDDPFDFGRIAATNAISDVYAMGGRPVLALGILGWPLDKLGPEIAGDVVAGAQGVCRELGLALAGGHSIDAPEPIFGLAVNGLVDLEHLKLNKGAQVGDLLFLTKPLGVGFLTTAEKQGLLESGHQTLARETMLKPNQIGMALAKVKGVHAMTDVTGFGLAGHLTEVCQASGVAARIDFRRLPRLAEAEAYRRRGAVPGGTGRNRNALGAALKDMDEPHWQWLCDPQTSGGLLLSVHPSWEDDVERIGREHGIELVPFGEMVKAEGQALIEVRG, from the coding sequence ATGAGCGCGATTCGCCTGACCCAATACAGCCATGGCGCCGGCTGCGGCTGCAAGATTGCCCCCGATGTCCTCGACGGCATCCTGGCCAAGGCCGGGCCGGGGGCCACCCATTCGCGCCTGATCGTGGGCAACCAGGGCCGTGAGGATGCGGCCGTGTATGACCTGGGCGATGGCCGCGGCATGATTGCCACCACCGATTTCTTCATGCCCATCGTCGACGATCCCTTCGACTTCGGTCGCATCGCCGCGACCAACGCCATCAGCGACGTCTACGCCATGGGCGGCAGGCCGGTCCTGGCGCTTGGCATCCTCGGCTGGCCGCTGGACAAGCTGGGCCCGGAGATCGCCGGCGACGTGGTGGCGGGGGCCCAGGGCGTGTGCCGCGAGTTGGGCCTGGCGCTGGCCGGTGGTCACTCGATCGACGCGCCGGAGCCGATCTTCGGCCTGGCGGTCAACGGCCTGGTCGATCTCGAACACTTGAAGCTCAACAAGGGCGCCCAGGTGGGTGACCTGCTGTTCCTGACCAAGCCACTGGGTGTCGGCTTTCTGACCACCGCCGAGAAGCAGGGGCTGCTGGAGTCCGGTCATCAGACCCTGGCCCGCGAGACCATGCTGAAGCCCAACCAGATCGGCATGGCGCTGGCCAAGGTCAAGGGCGTACACGCCATGACCGACGTCACCGGCTTCGGCCTGGCGGGGCACCTCACCGAGGTGTGCCAGGCCAGCGGCGTGGCCGCGCGCATCGACTTCCGCCGCCTGCCACGGCTGGCCGAGGCCGAGGCATATCGCCGCCGCGGTGCGGTACCCGGCGGCACCGGCCGCAACCGCAACGCCCTGGGGGCTGCGCTCAAGGACATGGACGAGCCGCACTGGCAGTGGCTGTGCGACCCGCAGACCTCCGGTGGGCTGCTGCTCTCGGTGCATCCTTCCTGGGAAGACGACGTCGAGCGCATCGGCCGTGAGCACGGCATCGAGCTGGTGCCGTTCGGCGAGATGGTCAAGGCCGAGGGCCAGGCGCTGATCGAGGTGCGCGGGTGA
- the radA gene encoding DNA repair protein RadA produces the protein MAKAKSAFVCTECGAEYRKWQGQCSSCLEWNTLSEVRLAAPRPGAAASSGAGRSGYAGALSKEVVDLGSVDLSEVPRLSSTFDEFDRVLGGGLVPGSAVLLGGHPGAGKSTLLLQTACKLAQARKVLYVTGEESLSQVAMRAHRLQLPSQGLKMLAETSVETVLAVAERERPEILIIDSIQTMHLEDIASAPGGVAQVRESAAVLTRFAKQSNTVLLLVGHVTKDGTLAGPKVLEHMIDASLLLEGGADSRFRTLRGQKNRFGAVNELGVFAMLENGLKEVKNPSAIFLSRSEERSPGSLVMVVWEGTRPLLVEVQALLDESALGNPRRVAVGLDQNRLAMLLAVLHRHGGLFTGDQDVFLNVVGGVKVLETSADLAVLLAVVSSLQNRPLPRELVAFGEVGLSGEIRPVPSGQERIVEAAKHGFTRAIVPRANAPKRAPEGMEVVTVDKLADALEAL, from the coding sequence ATGGCCAAAGCGAAGAGTGCCTTCGTCTGCACCGAGTGCGGTGCGGAGTACCGCAAGTGGCAGGGGCAATGTTCGAGCTGCCTGGAGTGGAACACCTTGAGCGAAGTGAGGCTCGCCGCCCCGCGTCCGGGGGCCGCGGCCTCGAGTGGTGCCGGGCGCTCCGGCTATGCTGGCGCACTGTCGAAGGAAGTCGTCGACCTGGGCAGCGTCGATCTCTCCGAGGTGCCACGACTTTCCTCGACCTTCGATGAGTTCGACCGCGTATTGGGCGGCGGGCTGGTGCCGGGGTCGGCAGTGCTGCTCGGCGGCCATCCCGGTGCCGGCAAGTCGACCCTGCTGCTACAAACCGCCTGCAAGCTGGCCCAGGCGCGCAAGGTGCTCTACGTCACCGGCGAGGAGTCGCTCTCTCAGGTGGCGATGCGGGCGCATCGCCTGCAGCTGCCCAGCCAGGGGCTCAAGATGCTGGCCGAGACCAGCGTCGAGACGGTGCTCGCCGTGGCCGAGCGGGAGCGTCCCGAGATCCTGATCATCGACTCGATCCAGACCATGCACCTCGAGGATATCGCCTCGGCTCCCGGCGGCGTGGCCCAGGTACGCGAATCCGCCGCGGTGCTGACGCGCTTCGCCAAGCAGTCCAACACCGTGCTGCTGCTGGTGGGGCACGTGACCAAGGATGGCACCCTGGCCGGGCCCAAGGTGCTGGAACACATGATCGACGCCTCGCTGTTGCTCGAAGGTGGTGCCGATTCGCGCTTTCGCACCCTGCGCGGGCAGAAGAACCGCTTCGGGGCGGTCAATGAGCTCGGCGTGTTCGCCATGCTCGAGAACGGCCTCAAGGAGGTGAAGAACCCCAGCGCCATCTTTCTCTCCCGCAGCGAGGAGCGCTCGCCCGGCAGCCTGGTGATGGTGGTGTGGGAGGGCACGCGACCGCTGCTGGTGGAAGTGCAGGCGCTGCTCGACGAGTCGGCACTGGGCAATCCGCGGCGGGTGGCGGTGGGTCTCGACCAGAACCGCCTGGCCATGCTGCTGGCGGTACTGCATCGCCATGGCGGGCTGTTCACCGGTGACCAGGACGTCTTTCTCAACGTTGTCGGTGGGGTCAAGGTGCTCGAGACCAGCGCCGACCTGGCGGTGCTGCTGGCGGTGGTGTCGAGCCTGCAGAACCGTCCCTTGCCACGCGAGCTGGTGGCCTTCGGCGAAGTGGGGCTTTCCGGCGAGATCCGTCCCGTGCCCAGCGGCCAGGAGCGCATCGTCGAGGCGGCCAAGCACGGCTTCACCCGTGCCATCGTGCCGCGGGCCAATGCACCGAAGCGTGCCCCCGAGGGCATGGAGGTGGTGACGGTGGACAAGCTGGCCGATGCGCTCGAGGCATTGTGA
- a CDS encoding copper resistance protein NlpE N-terminal domain-containing protein: protein MQVRTLLAGSAMLAFLAGCAAGPADDRADMAMDDAEVVYQGTLPCRNCAGIDLNVTLRGDEQAALEERTFELRASYQEHPQEPPDEEYAGNWEVLSGTAVDPDATVYELTPDGEGQVYYFLRVDEQTLELIDPQRRRFQNNEALQLQRR from the coding sequence ATGCAAGTGAGGACCCTGCTGGCTGGCTCGGCCATGCTGGCCTTCCTGGCCGGTTGTGCGGCCGGCCCGGCTGATGACCGTGCCGACATGGCAATGGACGATGCCGAAGTCGTTTACCAAGGTACCCTGCCCTGCCGCAACTGTGCGGGTATCGACCTGAACGTGACACTGCGAGGCGACGAGCAGGCGGCGCTCGAGGAGCGCACCTTCGAACTGCGTGCCAGCTATCAGGAGCACCCTCAGGAGCCGCCCGATGAAGAGTACGCCGGCAATTGGGAGGTACTTAGCGGTACCGCGGTCGATCCCGACGCCACCGTATACGAGCTGACACCGGATGGCGAAGGGCAGGTCTACTACTTCCTGCGCGTCGACGAGCAGACCCTGGAGCTGATCGACCCTCAGCGTCGGCGCTTCCAGAACAACGAAGCCCTGCAGCTGCAGCGCCGGTAA
- a CDS encoding AEC family transporter, whose protein sequence is MTAQIIATLLPVFLIAGCGTLYGRFRTPDIRSLNTLNMEIFVPMLVFAVLADRQAPLAEYAGLALGAVVVVLGSGLVLWPLVRLLRLEPKTFLPPMMFNNSGNMGIPLLVLAFGEAALPAAVVVFIVEMLLHFSVGLYMLSPRTPLWRLLRMPIVLASLAGLGVNLGGVPLPGWLLEALHMLGGVCIPLMLFALGVRMLDIDFGDWRTGLLGAVLCPLSGLVLAAPMILWLELTGLQAAALWVFAALPPAVLNYLVAEQYRQEPHKVASLVLIGNLGSLVVMPLVLALVFMYVHPGVV, encoded by the coding sequence ATGACCGCCCAGATCATTGCTACGCTGCTGCCGGTGTTCCTGATCGCCGGCTGCGGCACCCTCTACGGCCGTTTTCGTACTCCGGACATACGCAGCCTGAACACCCTCAACATGGAGATTTTCGTGCCCATGCTGGTGTTCGCAGTGCTGGCGGACCGGCAAGCCCCGCTGGCGGAGTATGCGGGCCTGGCGCTGGGGGCGGTCGTCGTGGTGCTGGGATCGGGCCTGGTGCTGTGGCCGCTGGTCAGGCTGCTGAGGCTCGAGCCCAAGACGTTCCTGCCGCCGATGATGTTCAACAATTCCGGCAACATGGGCATCCCTCTGCTGGTGCTCGCCTTCGGTGAGGCAGCGCTGCCCGCTGCGGTGGTGGTGTTCATCGTCGAGATGCTGCTGCACTTCTCGGTGGGGCTTTACATGCTCAGCCCGCGAACGCCGTTGTGGCGCCTACTGAGGATGCCGATCGTGCTGGCCAGCCTGGCGGGGCTGGGCGTCAACCTGGGCGGCGTACCGCTGCCCGGCTGGCTGCTCGAGGCGCTGCACATGCTGGGTGGGGTGTGCATCCCGCTGATGCTGTTCGCGCTCGGGGTACGCATGCTCGATATCGATTTCGGCGACTGGAGAACCGGACTGCTCGGCGCGGTACTCTGCCCGCTGTCGGGGCTCGTGCTGGCTGCCCCGATGATCCTGTGGCTGGAGCTGACGGGGCTGCAGGCCGCGGCACTATGGGTGTTTGCCGCGCTGCCCCCCGCCGTGCTCAACTACCTGGTGGCCGAGCAGTATCGCCAGGAGCCCCACAAGGTCGCCTCCCTGGTGCTGATCGGCAACCTGGGTAGCCTGGTGGTGATGCCCCTCGTGCTGGCGCTGGTCTTCATGTACGTTCACCCAGGGGTCGTCTAA